A single Candidatus Poribacteria bacterium DNA region contains:
- a CDS encoding Ig-like domain-containing protein produces the protein MNYKAVILSFLMVLTGGLSAYAVELKVDEISAAQGGSVELPIRLLGQDPDRPVAAIQFTLTYDGGLLSIASEPISGPLLEGATVLTNPQGFPSNSGSLVFSAFTIAEDGFYKSGENLLVSIPFQVKANLADQRIPIAVQVDVATDKDSFEIPVESVTGAIIVDSTPPTTQLSIIGSQGDNGWYRSDVTLSLSATDISGIREIRYKIGSGEWKTYSSQFSLSVEGITTVYYYSVDNVGNVEPQRSTEIKIDKTPPTTILTLAGTQGDNDWYISNVEITLSASDNASGVQRGEYRLGSGSWQNYTGPFTVSNEGVTSIHYRSLDNAGNRESERSISLRIDKTAPTGEISVNNDAEFTNTTEVTLNLSADDGVSGVDRMRLKNESGDWTDWMRFNATFQSWSLTSGDGIKTVYVQYKDAAGNESEVYSDNIVLDMTPPAVLSKSPMGDDISVKSAIRVEFSEEMIKNVTENAFSIQPLDPWAPPVEGSRKWEGNILIFEPAKDLAYCTTYLVTISDSAEDRAGNPIAPLFIGLADKWEFKTLGLWGDIAPVPGTGGHPQGNGKTDVGDALRVARISARLITPTEVDMALGDVAPSPGLPGGPNNGKFGDRKLDIDDALRIARFGVGLIPQEDFPAKRESQGAIPAPALNPASKPPKLVVESIIGRPNEIVHVKIRLSGQDPNRPIASIQFVLSYDGEYLSIPEAPEKGPLLTEKARVVTNPEGFPSNSGNLTFAVFTVARNGFFLEGEDLLFSIPFHIEKGTKPHEIPLTLTIETATDEDSNRLRVDPKNGKIIVEPPYGDVSGNGFLSAYDASLILLYLVGKIQLSEEQIRIGDVSGNGVLDPFDATLILKKVVGKIEKFPVEGGTLAQD, from the coding sequence ATGAATTACAAAGCGGTCATATTATCATTTCTGATGGTTTTGACAGGCGGGCTATCCGCTTACGCCGTGGAGCTTAAGGTTGATGAAATCTCCGCCGCACAGGGGGGATCGGTCGAACTTCCCATACGGCTATTGGGTCAAGATCCCGATCGCCCTGTGGCGGCTATCCAGTTCACGCTCACTTATGATGGAGGGTTGTTAAGTATAGCCTCGGAACCGATAAGCGGTCCTCTTCTTGAAGGTGCTACCGTCCTTACAAATCCCCAGGGCTTTCCGAGCAACTCAGGGAGTCTGGTATTCAGCGCCTTCACCATCGCTGAGGATGGATTTTATAAAAGTGGGGAAAATCTGCTCGTCTCGATACCTTTCCAGGTTAAGGCAAATCTTGCCGATCAGAGAATCCCCATAGCCGTTCAAGTTGATGTGGCCACCGATAAAGACAGCTTCGAGATTCCTGTGGAATCGGTTACGGGTGCGATCATCGTTGACTCGACGCCGCCGACCACCCAGCTTTCCATCATCGGTTCTCAGGGGGATAACGGATGGTATCGGTCGGATGTCACCCTCAGTCTATCCGCCACGGATATATCAGGCATCAGAGAGATAAGGTACAAGATCGGTTCCGGAGAGTGGAAGACGTATTCCTCCCAATTTTCCCTCAGCGTGGAAGGGATCACAACAGTATATTATTACTCCGTGGATAACGTCGGTAATGTTGAACCTCAGAGATCTACGGAAATAAAGATAGATAAGACGCCGCCAACAACCATACTTACTCTTGCCGGTACACAAGGAGATAACGACTGGTATATCTCTAACGTAGAGATAACTCTATCAGCGAGCGATAATGCTTCGGGGGTGCAAAGGGGAGAATACAGACTGGGTTCGGGCTCCTGGCAGAATTACACCGGTCCCTTTACCGTTTCCAACGAAGGGGTAACATCCATCCACTATCGCTCTCTCGATAATGCCGGTAACCGAGAATCGGAGAGGTCAATATCCCTGCGGATCGATAAAACTGCGCCAACGGGAGAGATATCGGTCAATAACGATGCGGAGTTCACAAATACAACCGAGGTAACCCTAAACCTATCCGCCGATGATGGGGTCAGCGGTGTCGATAGAATGCGGCTGAAAAATGAAAGTGGCGATTGGACGGATTGGATGCGTTTTAACGCCACATTTCAATCCTGGTCGCTTACCTCGGGCGACGGCATAAAGACGGTATATGTGCAATATAAAGATGCGGCGGGTAATGAGAGCGAAGTTTACAGTGATAATATCGTCCTCGATATGACACCGCCCGCTGTACTGAGCAAAAGCCCGATGGGGGACGATATATCCGTTAAAAGCGCCATACGAGTAGAGTTTTCTGAAGAGATGATCAAGAACGTTACTGAAAACGCTTTTTCGATTCAACCTCTTGATCCTTGGGCTCCGCCTGTTGAGGGAAGCAGAAAGTGGGAGGGGAACATCCTTATCTTCGAGCCTGCGAAGGATCTGGCTTATTGCACCACTTATCTCGTAACGATAAGTGATTCCGCGGAGGATAGGGCGGGAAATCCCATAGCACCACTTTTTATAGGATTAGCTGATAAATGGGAGTTTAAAACGCTGGGACTCTGGGGGGATATCGCGCCTGTGCCCGGCACAGGAGGGCATCCTCAGGGTAACGGTAAAACGGATGTAGGCGACGCCTTAAGGGTGGCCCGGATCAGCGCAAGGCTGATCACGCCCACAGAGGTGGATATGGCCCTGGGAGATGTGGCTCCCTCTCCAGGCCTTCCCGGCGGTCCGAACAACGGCAAATTTGGGGATAGGAAATTGGATATAGATGACGCTTTACGGATCGCCCGCTTTGGCGTGGGGCTTATCCCTCAGGAGGATTTCCCGGCTAAGAGGGAATCTCAGGGTGCCATCCCGGCTCCGGCTTTAAATCCTGCTTCAAAACCTCCCAAGCTTGTCGTTGAAAGCATCATAGGAAGGCCGAATGAGATTGTCCATGTCAAAATCAGATTATCGGGTCAAGATCCAAACCGGCCGATAGCATCTATTCAATTTGTCTTAAGTTACGATGGAGAATACTTAAGCATTCCTGAAGCTCCGGAGAAAGGGCCTCTTCTCACGGAGAAAGCTAGAGTTGTTACCAATCCTGAGGGATTTCCTAGTAATTCAGGAAATTTAACATTCGCCGTCTTCACCGTAGCTCGAAACGGTTTCTTCCTTGAGGGTGAGGATTTGCTTTTCTCAATTCCATTTCATATAGAGAAGGGAACCAAACCTCATGAGATTCCTTTGACTCTCACAATTGAAACCGCTACAGATGAGGATAGCAATAGACTTAG